In Haematobia irritans isolate KBUSLIRL chromosome 1, ASM5000362v1, whole genome shotgun sequence, a genomic segment contains:
- the LOC142223184 gene encoding organic cation transporter protein-like: protein MGYDEVLTHLGDFGRYQKIIYFLICLTSITCAFHKLAGVFLLAKPDFRCILPFENASEVEYNDLRPELWPLAYPKDILGVEYQTCSYYDVNFSDKHFNTSTAYTTNRTKECSHYVYDKTKYLNSAVTEWDMVCSRGFLRATSDALFMLGVLVGSIVFGQMSDKYGRKPIFFASLVIQVIFGVLAAVSPEYLTYTTARFVVGATTSGVFLVAYVIAMEMVGPSMRLFAGIFVMMFFSVGFMLTAAFAYFVHDWRWLQIALTLPGLLFMCYYWIIPESARWLLSKNRKEAAIANIQKAARFNKIEISTDLLNQLLDDNPTEEKKPTTEEDEKQQQASVWDLLRYPNLRKKTLLIFFDWFVNSGTYYGLSWNTNDLGSNVLLNFVISGAVEIPAYTFLLFTLNKWGRRTILCGCMLVAGIALLLTIAIPGNMNWLLITCAMLGKFAITASYGTIYIFSAEQFPTVVRNVGLGAASMVARIGGILAPFFNMLGDIWKPLPLIIYGAMAFIGGLLSLLLPETHNKPTLETIADGEEFGKASKVTQYLLEEGKELQNMEKSETLPLNATAGTVDGGEHQKNGQSRY from the coding sequence ATGGGCTACGATGAGGTTCTTACTCATCTTGGTGATTTCGGGCGTTATCAGAAAATCATATACTTCCTCATCTGTCTGACATCAATCACTTGTGCCTTTCACAAACTAGCCGGTGTTTTTCTTCTGGCCAAACCAGATTTTCGTTGCATATTACCATTTGAGAATGCCTCAGAGGTGGAATATAATGATTTACGGCCCGAACTTTGGCCGTTAGCATATCCTAAGGATATTTTGGGTGTGGAATATCAAACATGCTCCTACTATGATGTCAACTTTAGTGATAAACATTTTAATACCTCCACCGCTTATACGACAAATCGAACCAAGGAATGTTCCCATTATGTCTATGATAAGACAAAATATCTCAATAGTGCCGTCACCGAATGGGATATGGTGTGTAGCCGTGGTTTTCTAAGAGCAACCAGTGATGCCTTATTCATGTTGGGAGTTTTGGTTGGCAGTatagtttttggtcaaatgtctgATAAATATGGTCGTAAACCCATATTTTTTGCTTCTTTGGTCATCCAAGTGATATTTGGTGTCTTGGCTGCTGTATCTCCGGAATATCTAACATATACCACTGCGAGATTTGTGGTGGGGGCAACCACTTCAGGGGTCTTTTTGGTGGCCTATGTGATAGCCATGGAAATGGTGGGACCAAGTATGCGTCTCTTTGCTGGCATATTTGTCATGATGTTTTTCTCTGTGGGTTTCATGTTAACGGCTGCCTTTGCCTATTTCGTCCATGATTGGCGTTGGCTTCAAATCGCTCTTACCCTTCCCGGCCTATTGTTCATGTGCTACTATTGGATTATACCCGAATCGGCTAGATGGTTATTATCGAAAAATCGTAAAGAGGCTGCCATTGCTAATATCCAAAAGGCTGCCCGAttcaacaaaattgaaatatcgacAGACCTTCTCAATCAACTCTTGGATGATAATCCCACGGAAGAGAAGAAGCCAACAACGGAAGAGGATGAAAAACAGCAACAGGCCAGTGTATGGGATCTTTTGCGATATCCAAATTTgaggaagaaaactttattgatatttttcgaTTGGTTCGTTAATAGCGGAACTTATTATGGTCTCTCCTGGAATACAAATGATCTGGGATCAAATGTTCTcctaaattttgtcatttcgggCGCTGTCGAAATCCCCGCCTATACTTTTCTACTCTTTACGCTCAACAAATGGGGTCGTCGTACTATTCTCTGTGGTTGTATGTTGGTGGCTGGCATAGCCCTTCTCCTTACCATTGCCATACCTGGAAACATGAACTGGCTGCTCATTACATGTGCCATGCTCGGAAAGTTTGCCATAACTGCATCCTATGGAACCATTTACATATTCTCTGCCGAACAGTTTCCTACAGTGGTGCGTAATGTTGGTCTTGGAGCTGCCTCAATGGTTGCTCGTATTGGTGGCATTTTGGCACCCTTCTTCAATATGCTTGGCGATATATGGAAACCCTTGCCCCTGATAATATACGGGGCCATGGCCTTTATTGGTGGTCTCTTGTCACTTTTATTACCCGAGACGCATAACAAACCCACATTGGAAACCATAGCCGATGGAGAAGAATTTGGCAAAGCTTCAAAGGTAACACAATACCTGTTGGAAGAGGGCAAAGAACTGCAGAATATGGAGAAAAGTGAAACATTGCCATTGAATGCCACTGCAGGAACGGTGGATGGTGGGGAGCATCAAAAAAATGGCCAAAGTAGATATTAA